The Drosophila biarmipes strain raj3 chromosome X, RU_DBia_V1.1, whole genome shotgun sequence genome includes the window attttttacaaggggtagggtcggatttttttggaattcagtttttggttaaaaattcTCCTTTTTGGTAGTTTTTTGCTCGTAGTTTCCCCAAATCAAGGAGTAAAGCaaaaagagcgactgttttgagcagctggcttccaatgctaacgatcccaattAGTtctagaaaaatttattttttgaaatttttttttcattttttacaagggatAGGATCggatttttttgaaattcaggttttggttaaaaatactccttttttggTAGTTTTTTGCTCGTACTTTCCCCAAATCAAGGAgtacagcaaaaagagcgactgttttgagcagctggcttccaatgctaaattttttgtttactatTGAAATTTATAGGCTTGGGATGCCAATGGATAGGGAATTCTGACCCTATTTCTCACAGTGTTCgccaaaatattgtttttctgGTTCGGTAAAGTTTCATTTGTGTTATTTCGGAAGCAGAAATCTTTGTCAACCAATAAGGCGATGCTTTCTTGAgcagattttttttctaactTGCAAAGGCTGATAGTAATTGTCGGGATAGTAATAATGCTAAGAACCTTATAACTTACACAGAACTCAGTTGGGTGCCGCCCGAGGCCTCGGTGAAGTACTTGCCCACGGTGGACTGGAGGTAGCAGACGACGTTGAGCAGGAATCGCGGTTTGCGGAAGGCGGCGATGAACATCAGCTTGTGGAAGACCCTGAGGCGGTTGTTCCACTTGTCTGTGGGTGGCTGATTGGTCTGGGCAAAGTCGAAGACCTCCTTGTTCTCCTGCATCTGGATGAAGAAGGGCTTGTCCAGTTCGTCGGTGAAGCCCCCAAAGAAGCTCTTGAAGTTGTCCTCCAGGAAGAGGCACGAGTCCCATTCGATCTGGCTCATCTTGATGTTGGCCGGCTGCTTCTTGGGCCGAATGTTGCCCACGGGACCGCGGGTGAGGAAGAGGAACTCCTCCTCGGTGACGCGTCCCTCCTGCCGTTCCACGGAAAGGGCCAGCAGGAAGCTAAAGATGATCTTGTGGTTCTCGAAGAGACCCCTCGATATGTTGTCGAAAATGGCCTTCAGTTCGTCCGTCATCAGAGTGGAAATGCGCACCTCCACGGTCTGCGTTGGATGCTCCAATCGCAGGACGTTGCAGAAGACCTGGGTGAAGTACTTCAGGCTGTACTGGTACATGGGATCGATCTCGGCCAGGCCCGCCACCACAAAGTAGAGGATGGCCCCGCGGGAGGCCAGGATGCGATAGCGCTCCCGGGAGGCGGTGATGACCTTCTCCGTCTCCTCGGTGTCAATCAGTCGGGCGGCGATGATCAGCGAGGTTTCCTATGATATACATAACTTTGGATTTAACTCATAATGAATACTACAAAATGAAAGCCCCACCTTGGCGTCATTGAGCGTCTCCACCAGCTCTTCGTCGTCCAGGATGTTGCCCTCGGAGTTGAAGAGCAACTTCAGCACCTTATCCTCCAGCGCCAGCAACTGCTGTTTGTCCGAGTTGATCTTGACCACCAGATCGTTGCGCTGGATCTCCATGGCGGGCAGCTCGATGGCCACAATGTCACTAGAGTAAAGAGTGAGTTAAGGGAATGCCTAAGTATCTAACAGCTCTACTCACGCCAGCAGCTGATCCTCCAGGCCGCTCTCGGTGACCAGGAAGTTGACCAGGGTCACATTGATGCACACCTCTGGCAGGTAGTGGGGATTGGGCAGCTTGGTGGTCATGTACAGCTTGAAGTTATCGTCGTAGTCGATCACCATGTCGCCCAGCTTCAAGTAGGTGCGACCCTCGAAGCGGTAGGTTTCCCGCTGCAGGATGGGCCTCAGGCTGGGATCGATGGTCTCGTTGATCTCCTCCAGGAGCACCGGATATCCCTGGCGCACACTGTTCTCCAGCACCCGCATCATGGAGGCGTCGGTCATCTTGATCACCTGCAGATTGTTGGCCCGCTCCATGTTGCGGATCCAGCGGTTGGCCTGCTCCTGGGGATCGATCATGAGGGCCCAGCGCAGGGCCCGCGTGGCATAGATGCCGTTCTCGATGGATATGTTGTCCTTGGGCAGGCCGTCCACGTTCCACTGGCGCATCTCGTACGGATCGCCCAGGACCTTGAGCAGATTGAACTCGGGGCTGGAGGGGATCTTGTGCTCGCGGCACTTGGTCACCCACAGGGCGCTCATGTCGCGGCGGTATTCGTGCGAGAAGGCTCCCAGGTAGGCCACACAGGCGGCGGCCACCAGGACATCGCCGGGGACACAGGCCAGATCGCCTGTCAGGGATTTCACCGTTTCCCGCCAGCGCACCTGCTCGTCGGAAAGGGCAGAGGTCAGGCGACCCGCTCGATTGATCCGCCCATAGGTCAGGTCCACATTGTCCTGGATCACTTGGAACTCGCGCTGCTTCTCCTCCAGGCTGTCGCGCAGTCCCTGGATCTTGGCCTCCACGGCGGCCAGCTCCTTCTGCTTCTGCCGCAGCACCGTCATCACCTCCTTGAGCTCCGCCTCGGCGGCCTCCTTCCGCTTGATCTTCGGCTCCACCACCTTGTACACCTTGGAGAACTTGTCCATGGATATCACCCACATGCTCATCGACTTGGCCACCTTGGAGACCTTCTCGAATTTCTGTAGATAACCGGAAAAAGATATGGTCAATCCAGTTATTCTCAGACTTAGTTATTGAATAGATTTATCCATTGGAATTTTGTTGAACTTTTCTATACTCACAGCTGGAACGAAATCCTTGTGATCAATGTATTTCTTGACCTTCTTCAGAGTGTCCTCCTTCATGTGCTCCTTGTCGTACTCGAAAAGCCTCTTAATGAAGTTAATGTCCGCCATAATGGCCTTGGCAGATGCCCAAGTGGGTctgaaaaaatcaaaattgaaGACTGAGATTACATAGATGCTAAGGTGAACCACTCACTTGACCCCCAGCAGGATGCAAACGGCCTCCATGCAGAACTGCACCAGAGCCGGCGGCGTGGTGAAGGACTTCAGTTCATTGATGTCCGCCTTGGTCAGACCCTTAAGTGCCTCCTCCGCCTCGCGCAGGGCGGGCATGGCTATCTCCAGATCCTTGCCGGCATCCTCGGATATAGCCTGGGCCACCGCCGCCTTCTCCTTGGCATTCATCTCGTCCTCCAGCACGCTCTGCTTCACCGCGTCCGCCTGCTTGGTCTCCCTGGTCAGATTGTCCACCAGGGACTTCATCATGGCGGACTTCTCGTCCAACTGTGGCACCATCACCTCCAGCTCCTTACCCATGACAGCGATCTGGAAAGGGGTTAGAACTTGGTCTAAAAtctaatatataaaaaggagTAATCAACACATACCACTTCATTGGTCTCCAGCAGCTTGTTCAGGCCATTGGCAATTCGCTTTCGCTTGGCTATGATCTCCATGTTCTTGATCTTCAGCAGATTCTGGTAGAGCTTCAGCAGCTCCAGATAGCTGCTGGGCGTGGTGTAGTAGTGCCTCTTCATCTCCTTGTAGAACTTCACCGAGGCATCCTCGACGGTCTGGAAGGAAAACCCATTAGAGGAGAGACCCCAAGAGTACCTAGAACTCACCTTGTGCATGAAGACCGTGGTGCTGGCCAGCGAGATGCGGTCCTCCATTTTGGGTGCGATCTTCGTGAGCAATCCCAGGGCCACCGAGTAGAGGGCCTCCGTGGGCCAGCTGGTGAACCAGTCGATCGTGGTGCAGTTGACCAGCGAGGGGAACATGCGGCATCTGCGGCGGAAGGCATCGCCCACGGGACTCATGGACATGACCACATGGAGATTGTTGCGCACCCGGTTGATGAAGAACTTGTAGATGGTATCCCGAGTACAGGGCTAAAAAGGGTACGGGAAATCATGATCTTAATATCATAAAATGATAGAGGTACCCACATCATCTTTCCTGTTCTCATTACAAGCATCGCGGGCCTCCAAGATGATCTTCTCGAACTCATCTCCCTCGAACAGGTTGGGCACTTCGCCGGAGTTGAGAATGTTGTTGATGTCCTCGAGGAACTCCTCCTCCACGATCTGGCTGTCGATCAATAGGAAGGTCACCGGTTGGTTCTCAATCTGTTGAATATAAAATTCAGATATGTATTTGTAATAACCCCTTAATTCCATAACTACACTTAGTACTTACGCCTGCGATTCTGTAGAGGACCCTGAGATCCTCGTGAAAAGCATTGAGGTCATAGTTCCGTCGCATCTCGATCTGCCAGCAGTTGTACTCGTTGACGTGAGACGCCAGCCTGGTGAGGGACTGCTTTCCCAttccggccacgcccaccaagAGTCCATTGCCTCGATCGCTGCGCAGGAGTCGCGCCAGGCGGACCGTGTGCTCCATGGCGTCCTGGAAGAGGATCAGCTTCATCCGCTTGCCCACGGCCACCGAGTTGTAGTCCGATATATAGTCGTTGAGCACGCTCTCCAGCTTGGCGTGATCCTTGATCTCATCGTATATCCGCTCGttcttcggcttgccaaagacCATGAAGTCACCAAAGAGTATGGGCGGCTCATCGTCATTGATCACCGGCCGATTGAAGTGGTCCATGCACACGTCCTTCATCAGCGACTTGAACAGGTTCTTGTCCTCCAGGTTGATCAGGCGATCGTGGAAGACGCGCGTGGTCTCGTGGTAGAACAGCCGGAGGATCTGGTTCTCCTGGTTGTAGTGCAGATTGCTCGCCTGCAGGATGCCCTGGATGCACTTGGACAGGTCGCGCAGATTGAAGATATAATGCGATCGATCTGGAGTGGGCAGCATGACGTTGGCCACCCGCATATAGACGTCCACACAGGCATTGACCATGGGCTCCGAGAGAACCCTGACGGCCGAGGAGAAGGTCTGCAAGAATCCGCGAAGGATGCCATTGAAGATCTGGGTGAGGGTCTCCTCATTCGGCTTGGGCAGTGAGAACAGGGCAAAGTGACGAACGAAGCGTGGGGTCAGAGGATTACGGCCTCCACCCGGCGGAGCACAGGCACAGCCGAGCACCACGTCCAGGATCTCCTTCCAGTAGAGCTTCTCCCGGTCGTAGAAGCCCTTAAAGTCCAGAAACTGCCGCAACAGCTCAATGGCCGGCGAGGCGCCGTAGGTGTCCAACTTGGGCATATTCACGTCGTCAATGAACACGATCACCGTCTTGCCCACCGGAGCACCCAGCTGGGTCTTCTTGCGCTTCTCCAGCGGGCCCTCGATCATCTCCTGGGTGCGACTGCTGCTCGTCTGGGCGGAGAAGTTGAGGATCACCGGGATGACTCGGCCCTCGGACAGGCGTTTCATGCAGCTGATGGCCAAAACCGTTTTGCCCACTCCCGTATCTCCAGTAACCATGACGGGCATGCCCCGTTTGAAGAGGAGATCAGAGACATAGCTGGAGGGGATTGGGAAGGATCAGGATGTGGAACTGCTATCCGGAGGCGGGTGAGTGCTTACCCATATTTCGTGGTATCAACGGTGGGCACTTGCATGTCGTAGTACGAGGTTTCCGGGTCGAAGGAAAACTTGGCCATGATGTCCAGCCAGTTGCCCCAGTCCATTTTCTCCAGGTCGATGCGGTAGTTCCACATGGAGAAGTTGGGCAGGCTGTTGGAGTGTCGATATAagcaatataatttttaaatatacaaaaaatgtataagatATGATCATCATTTTGATAGAATGTATATAACATATTTCCCACCTCATATTCGGATGCTGGGAAATGGCCCTGCTCCACTGCTCCTCGAAGGACACCTTCTCCGCATCCTTGAGGTTTGAGGCAATGGCCCAGAGCACCGCCCAGGCAAAGATCTTGGTGAGCAGCTCCTTGGCCTTCTCCTCATTGAGCGCCGACCACTTGACCGCCTCCAGCTGGGAGGAGGTGAGCTCACAGCACAATCGCACCTTGGAGCCGAGCACCTGGTGGATGGTGTACACCGCCCGCTTCCGTTCGATCTTCAGCGCCTTGTCGAAGTAGCCCAGGAAGAGCTGGTAGAAGAACTCGGCCAGCGGGGCGGGCAGCTTGTGGCTCATGTCCACCTCCCGCCAGGTGTCGATCAGTGGTATCCAGCCGAGGTCCCCAGGATCCACGTAGACCATGCCGCAGCGGGAGACGGTGGCCGGCGAGGCCTGCAGCAGGTCCTGCACCTCGAAGAGCATGTGGATCCAGGCGGTCAGCTTGATGCGCTCCGAGTTGGCCAGGCACAGCATCTTGTTGTCGTCCAGCACGGTGTTCAGGTTCTCGATCCACACCGCATCCACGGGTCCGTCGCACATGATCCACTGGTGGATTTCGTCTAAGAAGGAAGGATTACCTATGGAGCCCCTGTAACCTGGATGGTTTTACCTTCTACGGTGGTGGCCGTTCGCACCGCCAATCCCAGCAAGCCATCCTGCCACTCCAGCGTCTTGAGATCCACATAGCCGTACAGCTCGTTCATGGTCACCGCCTTGGGGTTCATCGTCTGGATCACCACGGGCCGGAAGTTCGGGTCCTGCACCTCGTTCTCGAAGAGATGCGAGAGGGCAAACTCCAGGGCGTGCAGCACTATGGACTTACCGCCCCCCGTTGGACCCACCAGCATCACGCCCCAGCGGACGCACATGGTCTCGTAGAGCTGCAGGCACTTCCGGATGGTGGTGGGCACCGCCTGCAGATTCTTCTGCCGCAATCCCAGCCGCAAGCTGGCCTCCAGATGCGGATGCTGTGAGTCGGGCAGCTCCACGCCGGGAAACAGATCGCTGAGGATGCCGCGAAACAGCACTGCATCGTCCGCCAGGAACTTGGGTATGTTCGAGTCCCTCAGAGCGGCAATCAAAGTGATGTCCTCCCGCTGATTGGGCGAGGCTCTCTTGAGAGCTCCAGCCATCACCAGGACAGACTTCACCGCCCTCATGCCGAAATCGTAGTGATTCTGCTGGCTGAGCTGCTGGCTGCACAGCTGGTACATCTGCACCATCTTGCGTGCCAGGATCTTGGGATCCTCGAAGCCCTCCGAGTACAGGATGACCTCCGAGATGAGCGCGTAGTCGGGCACCATCATGGAGATGGGTCGGAAGAGGGCCTTCAGGTTGTCGGGCAGCTCGGTACGACCGGCGTAGCCGGGATTCATGGTGATGAACACACAGCAGGAGCGGTTGATCTTGATTTCACGACCCTCGAAGATGAAGCTGTGGGAGAGGAGGACACGTAACGTATTAAAAATTGGTATGGGAATGGCTTCCTAATAACTACAAAGATAAATTAATAAGTTATGATGACCATTATGATTAAATTCAGTATAAATTCTCTCTTTCATTCTTCTCTATCTTGCTTTTTGCTCTCTTTTTCCGTTTCAGAAAACTTTATGCATTGCTGTCTCGCTCTTATTGAGAGTATTTTCTCTCAATATtctctttttcttttaaagagAGAAAACTAATAccttatatttacatttaccaTGCGAATATCTAACTGATCATAATATATGCTAATTTTCTGTGAACCCACCGCTTGACCCTCATGGCCTTGGCCGTTCGGATGGTGATCAGCTGCTGGGCAATCACGGACAGCACCTCGATGTCGATGCGGTTAAACTCGTCGAAGCAGCACCAGGCGCCGCACTGGGCCAGTCCCGAGAAGAAGCGCCCCATCATCTTGTAGTCCAGGCCGTCCGAGCAGTTGAAGACGACGCACTGCTTGGCCAGCGCCTTGGCCAGATCCTTGGTGGTCTCCGTCTTGCCCGTTCCGGCTGGTCCGGCGGGTGCTCCGCCCAGGTCCATCTGGAAGGCGCCCATCAGGCAGAGGTAGCAGCGATCTGTGAGAGGGGTGAGCACCAGGACGCCACCGGCACCCAGGTACTCGTAGTAGTAGGGGATATTGGCGGCTGCCATGCGGGAGTAGACCGTTTCCGTCTCGTCGGCCCAGTAGAAGCGCAGCATCTTCAGCCAGTTGAAGTCGGTTCTGGAGGGGATGGGGTAAGGAATTTTCTCAGGTCTCAATCCTCACAAACCCTGTTTTACTCACGGCTTGCAGACCTCCTTTTCGATCAGCATCCTCACCGAATCCTTGGCATGCACATCGATGGTGATCAGGGCGCAAAGGATCTTGCGCAGCAGCGAGCTGATGCTCTTCCTAGTCAGCGCTGCCAGGGCGCCCAGATCCTTGAGGCACTTGATCTCGAACTTGGCCATCTTCTCGAGAATATTCAGCGGATTGCGCTCCTTGCCCTCGTAGATGCGGTGGATGTCGGCGGCCCACTGCACCTGCGAGACGGTGAGCACCACCTGGTTGGGATGGTCCTGGAACCAGTCCTCGCGCTCCTTGGCCGGATAGCACTGGTACCCGAACCGCATGTACCTCTTGCCCGATACAAACATGGCCTCCTCCACCTTGCTGAGCCACTCCTCCACGGCACCGCGTGCCTTCAGTCCCTTGCCGAACTGCAGCTTCTCGCCCTCCGGCGACAGGAAGGCCACAATGTCGTTGGTGGCCACCATCTTGCCATCGCCGCCCTCCTTGGAGCCGAACTCCAGGCGGTAGATGGCGTCGAAGCACTTGCGCAGGTGCGGCTGCACGGCCTGAGGGATTCGCGTCTGCGCCAGGATCTCCAGCAGCTCGTCGTTGGACAGGAAGTAGAACCTGTAGGAGAGTTGAAAGTAAGTAGGCAGAGTCAAAAGTATACAGGGGTATTCTCACCTGGGGAACACCACCCGCTTCACCTCCAAGTAGGCCTCCAGTCCGCGCGATATGAGGTCCAGCAGGCGATTGTTCTCCAGCAGCACCTTGTACACGTCCACACTGGACATGGTGGGCAGGGCCAGGGACACCTTCTTCGCCTGGCGCACCGTCTCCTTGAAGCTCTTGTCCACCGTGAAGAACATCTTGGCCTCGTGGGGCAGCTGGCGCTGGATGTCCGCCGAGGCGAAAATGGCCTCCAGGTAGATCCAAGCGCCCTGGCAGTCCATCCAGCTCTCTGTAATGAAACTCATGAAAATGTGAACCTTAATCCCGATCCTTAACACCCACCGAAGGTCTTGCTGAACTGGTCCATGGCATTGATCCACTCGTCCACCTTGCCCTTGATGGGGCCGACGAACTTGGAGGCGGCTATGGTGTTGATATTCACATTGGAGTCGTCCAGGACGGCCTGCAGCTCCTCGGTGCCGGCCAGGATGAAGACGTCCTTGGCGTCGTGGTGCGGCACAATGGCCAGCTCCGTCTCCTTCCAGGTGGTCTCGATGGCCTTCAGCATGTTCTCCAGCTGCACCTCGCCGGTGGCCTGCGAGGAGATCTGCATCAGGGCCTCGCCGATGGCCACATCGTCGAAGGCGTGCACATCCTCGTACGTCTGGATGATGATGTCCTTCTCCTGGAAGAACTTGCGGTTCAGCAGGTCCTCGATCTCCGCCCAGTGTCGCTAGGAGGGGATTTGGTTCAATATTGGATTAGATCCCACTTCATTTCCATATCTTACCGCTCTCAAGTTGGGATTGCGCAGGTAGCCAATCACGGGAAGCTTCTCCTTGAAGGCCTCTGCGGATTTCTGGAGCACGGGAACTATGTTGTTCTCCGGCAGGTACTTCTGGAACTGCAGGCAGTTCTTGATCGTCTTGGCATTCAGATCGACCAGGTCCGCCACCGCCAGGGTGTTGAAGTCGGCCGCAATCCACTCGGCCAGCGACTCCTCCCAGTCGGTCCAGGTGCGGTAGAGGTTCTGGCGCATCCGTATGTCATAGAAGCCGTTGGCCATCTCCTCGTACATGGTCAGGTCGATCTGGAACTCCTTCTGGTAGCCCAGGAACTCGTCGGCTCTCTCGCGGCACTTGTTCAGGTGCTCCAGCATGGCATCCAGCTTGTTGGTGACCGACAATCTGTTGGAGTTGGcctggaaaatattatttaataaccATAATTTACAAAAGTATTATAATTCTCATAGAGAACCCACATCCAGGAGCCAGGGCTGCAGTGCCTCGATGGCCACCTCGTGGATCTCCTCCTTGAGCGCCGCTATATCATCCTGCATGGCGTCTTCCAGCCGGTTGATGAAGTCCTGCCTCTTCTCCCTGATCTCCTCCAGCGTCTCCCGCGTTCTGTTCAAATAGTCCTCGGTGTCCATGTAGTCCTCCTTGGAGTCATCATCGATGGGTATGCCAAAGTCCTTGATTATCAGCAGCAGATCGTGCACATAGTCGATGCCATTGAATATCTCGTCCAGCTCGGAGGAGCACTTGTCCAGGAATCGGATGTGGGCCACAATCTCCAGCGTTTCGTGTGGCTCATAGCAGATCCTGCCATAGAAGTCCTGGGCCTCCTCGTACAGCCTGGTGGTCTCCTCCTCGGCCAGCTTAGGCAGGTAGGTGGCCAGAATGTTCTGGAGTCGGGAGCAAACTGGCGTCACCGTGTCCTTGAAGTTGGTCTGATTGAGCTTCAGTAGGCCCAGGAACACGTACTCCAAGATGCCATCCAGAGCCCTTACATTGTTGCAGTACCTATCGCAGTAGGCGCGAAGGATCTGAAGATCTAGGAAGGACATGGACTAGGACTTTTGGAGCTACGATATAT containing:
- the LOC108023475 gene encoding dynein axonemal heavy chain 6, with protein sequence MSRQLLPRERGRVRGKDLGKDRARERGKELKTTVHEADTDEAESGDEERSGRRRRQSAGDGDHYDASHERPSGYSMDRLGSDGTGLTDRASDANDGSSTGAPEGGAKKQPAGHRGHHGHHGGGRQKKVSKFRLNFSMTKSVTSTGGAKSRSASTTKITTGASLIPDLNLIINRMRAMPDDSFVYMDYMLPHDSEYFTPYSLRLVEYKDLNTYEPFYTVTRHGVTYWHCSENFFTPLDQWQQEFEQFLSIIQIRSFSIFRLWKGFKVWEKTIKWRKLNEARDFLQNNLFIVIPQLAKAILRMRSDIVQMQRLNFINITNIESWQPFYFLETHMRIYEQLHKTFTDFREFISKTIFRACTDAIQARGFYPDDEVNYYPSLKKMREAHSFMDRARKRAFCKTLTNFLTYCDMMVYQMLYRITIKSFADLASAFELHDEVGPSEADINRHDRVDKRIEKQRPADKPQSPFFLAMLRLLPDRIDVEPSEDVIKIIFQRITGLILETVLEIHPFTTDPFFTQYTQPSIMGRQEEVLYEGAPDLHYLLRADHSFQYNRKNMFVLIRKAYERARLYTQRFTKIRENFEIDNSTDPTVLNTERDLQILRAYCDRYCNNVRALDGILEYVFLGLLKLNQTNFKDTVTPVCSRLQNILATYLPKLAEEETTRLYEEAQDFYGRICYEPHETLEIVAHIRFLDKCSSELDEIFNGIDYVHDLLLIIKDFGIPIDDDSKEDYMDTEDYLNRTRETLEEIREKRQDFINRLEDAMQDDIAALKEEIHEVAIEALQPWLLDANSNRLSVTNKLDAMLEHLNKCRERADEFLGYQKEFQIDLTMYEEMANGFYDIRMRQNLYRTWTDWEESLAEWIAADFNTLAVADLVDLNAKTIKNCLQFQKYLPENNIVPVLQKSAEAFKEKLPVIGYLRNPNLRARHWAEIEDLLNRKFFQEKDIIIQTYEDVHAFDDVAIGEALMQISSQATGEVQLENMLKAIETTWKETELAIVPHHDAKDVFILAGTEELQAVLDDSNVNINTIAASKFVGPIKGKVDEWINAMDQFSKTFESWMDCQGAWIYLEAIFASADIQRQLPHEAKMFFTVDKSFKETVRQAKKVSLALPTMSSVDVYKVLLENNRLLDLISRGLEAYLEVKRVVFPRFYFLSNDELLEILAQTRIPQAVQPHLRKCFDAIYRLEFGSKEGGDGKMVATNDIVAFLSPEGEKLQFGKGLKARGAVEEWLSKVEEAMFVSGKRYMRFGYQCYPAKEREDWFQDHPNQVVLTVSQVQWAADIHRIYEGKERNPLNILEKMAKFEIKCLKDLGALAALTRKSISSLLRKILCALITIDVHAKDSVRMLIEKEVCKPTDFNWLKMLRFYWADETETVYSRMAAANIPYYYEYLGAGGVLVLTPLTDRCYLCLMGAFQMDLGGAPAGPAGTGKTETTKDLAKALAKQCVVFNCSDGLDYKMMGRFFSGLAQCGAWCCFDEFNRIDIEVLSVIAQQLITIRTAKAMRVKRFIFEGREIKINRSCCVFITMNPGYAGRTELPDNLKALFRPISMMVPDYALISEVILYSEGFEDPKILARKMVQMYQLCSQQLSQQNHYDFGMRAVKSVLVMAGALKRASPNQREDITLIAALRDSNIPKFLADDAVLFRGILSDLFPGVELPDSQHPHLEASLRLGLRQKNLQAVPTTIRKCLQLYETMCVRWGVMLVGPTGGGKSIVLHALEFALSHLFENEVQDPNFRPVVIQTMNPKAVTMNELYGYVDLKTLEWQDGLLGLAVRTATTVEDEIHQWIMCDGPVDAVWIENLNTVLDDNKMLCLANSERIKLTAWIHMLFEVQDLLQASPATVSRCGMVYVDPGDLGWIPLIDTWREVDMSHKLPAPLAEFFYQLFLGYFDKALKIERKRAVYTIHQVLGSKVRLCCELTSSQLEAVKWSALNEEKAKELLTKIFAWAVLWAIASNLKDAEKVSFEEQWSRAISQHPNMSLPNFSMWNYRIDLEKMDWGNWLDIMAKFSFDPETSYYDMQVPTVDTTKYGYVSDLLFKRGMPVMVTGDTGVGKTVLAISCMKRLSEGRVIPVILNFSAQTSSSRTQEMIEGPLEKRKKTQLGAPVGKTVIVFIDDVNMPKLDTYGASPAIELLRQFLDFKGFYDREKLYWKEILDVVLGCACAPPGGGRNPLTPRFVRHFALFSLPKPNEETLTQIFNGILRGFLQTFSSAVRVLSEPMVNACVDVYMRVANVMLPTPDRSHYIFNLRDLSKCIQGILQASNLHYNQENQILRLFYHETTRVFHDRLINLEDKNLFKSLMKDVCMDHFNRPVINDDEPPILFGDFMVFGKPKNERIYDEIKDHAKLESVLNDYISDYNSVAVGKRMKLILFQDAMEHTVRLARLLRSDRGNGLLVGVAGMGKQSLTRLASHVNEYNCWQIEMRRNYDLNAFHEDLRVLYRIAGIENQPVTFLLIDSQIVEEEFLEDINNILNSGEVPNLFEGDEFEKIILEARDACNENRKDDPCTRDTIYKFFINRVRNNLHVVMSMSPVGDAFRRRCRMFPSLVNCTTIDWFTSWPTEALYSVALGLLTKIAPKMEDRISLASTTVFMHKTVEDASVKFYKEMKRHYYTTPSSYLELLKLYQNLLKIKNMEIIAKRKRIANGLNKLLETNEVIAVMGKELEVMVPQLDEKSAMMKSLVDNLTRETKQADAVKQSVLEDEMNAKEKAAVAQAISEDAGKDLEIAMPALREAEEALKGLTKADINELKSFTTPPALVQFCMEAVCILLGVKPTWASAKAIMADINFIKRLFEYDKEHMKEDTLKKVKKYIDHKDFVPAKFEKVSKVAKSMSMWVISMDKFSKVYKVVEPKIKRKEAAEAELKEVMTVLRQKQKELAAVEAKIQGLRDSLEEKQREFQVIQDNVDLTYGRINRAGRLTSALSDEQVRWRETVKSLTGDLACVPGDVLVAAACVAYLGAFSHEYRRDMSALWVTKCREHKIPSSPEFNLLKVLGDPYEMRQWNVDGLPKDNISIENGIYATRALRWALMIDPQEQANRWIRNMERANNLQVIKMTDASMMRVLENSVRQGYPVLLEEINETIDPSLRPILQRETYRFEGRTYLKLGDMVIDYDDNFKLYMTTKLPNPHYLPEVCINVTLVNFLVTESGLEDQLLADIVAIELPAMEIQRNDLVVKINSDKQQLLALEDKVLKLLFNSEGNILDDEELVETLNDAKETSLIIAARLIDTEETEKVITASRERYRILASRGAILYFVVAGLAEIDPMYQYSLKYFTQVFCNVLRLEHPTQTVEVRISTLMTDELKAIFDNISRGLFENHKIIFSFLLALSVERQEGRVTEEEFLFLTRGPVGNIRPKKQPANIKMSQIEWDSCLFLEDNFKSFFGGFTDELDKPFFIQMQENKEVFDFAQTNQPPTDKWNNRLRVFHKLMFIAAFRKPRFLLNVVCYLQSTVGKYFTEASGGTQLSSVYLDTSAVTPLIFVLSTGSDPMSGFLKFTTQMQFTDKYYSISLGQGQGPLAENLIEKSLRLGHWVFLQNCHLATSFMQTLETIVRNLTLGITKAHPDFRLYLSSMPIQTFPISVLQNSVKITNEPPKGIKANVFGAMTDLKQDFFEQHIQNGNWRAIVFGLCMFHAVLLERRKFGPLGWNITYEFSESDRECGLKTLDFFIDREVLDDIPWEAILYINGDITWGGRVTDYWDLRCLRTILTIFSSKRIIQPDYKYCRGDSYYRDPRKKTLAEYSAYVQGFPVLEDPEIFGMNQNANIVFQTKETAFFISTLLLGQPRSAADEGQAMENEICQQTIQRIQKALATKIKREPIHDTLSVLDSKGQVPSLTIVLVQEIDRFNIALGIIHDSMINLAKAIKGLVVMSEELENVFKALLSNLVPASWAKRSFLSIKPLPSYIADFQRRIDFIQQWAENGAPRSYWISGFFFPQSFLTGVLQTYARRRVLPIDSLKIDFDVYEKELVQQDFFEMHMNNMNDQKLYGNLPECTDAIINVHGIFIEAARWDLSKGGLCDANFGELFSRMPVVRFKPCLEISTVVRYEAPLYKTQQRSGVLSTTGHSTNFILAVLLRSNIDPEFWIMRGTALVSAVLENIC